In a single window of the Flavobacterium ammoniigenes genome:
- a CDS encoding SAM-dependent methyltransferase produces the protein MNTNISLGKLYLIPVTMGECDPMDVLPQTVKRVVALIDYYIVENEKTARKSIKGVLPEKKQSELVLFALNKHTDAKEHLSFIQPLLAGKNMGLMSEAGCPGVADPGAVIVKLAHEKGIQVIPLVGPSSILLAMMASGMNGQSFTFNGYLPIDKGEKKSALKNFEKLSFDKNQSQIFIETPYRNNKLLEDILQALQPSTHLCIATDITLPTEYIKTLRVADWKKTKVDLHNRPTIFIIHKM, from the coding sequence TCATTAGGAAAACTGTATTTAATTCCAGTTACAATGGGAGAATGCGACCCTATGGATGTACTGCCTCAAACGGTAAAAAGAGTTGTTGCATTAATTGATTACTATATTGTAGAAAATGAAAAAACGGCGCGCAAATCAATAAAAGGAGTACTTCCAGAAAAGAAACAATCTGAACTAGTCCTTTTTGCCCTGAATAAACATACTGATGCAAAAGAACACCTTAGTTTTATTCAGCCTTTATTAGCTGGTAAAAACATGGGGTTAATGAGCGAAGCTGGTTGCCCTGGCGTAGCAGATCCGGGCGCTGTAATTGTAAAGTTGGCGCATGAAAAAGGAATTCAAGTCATTCCGTTAGTTGGCCCTTCTTCTATTCTATTAGCCATGATGGCATCAGGCATGAATGGGCAAAGTTTTACTTTTAATGGCTATCTACCCATTGATAAAGGTGAGAAAAAATCAGCTTTAAAAAATTTCGAAAAATTATCTTTTGATAAAAATCAATCGCAAATTTTTATCGAAACACCCTATCGCAACAACAAATTACTAGAAGACATTCTGCAAGCTTTACAGCCATCAACACACCTATGTATTGCAACCGATATTACCTTACCTACCGAATACATCAAGACCCTTCGTGTAGCCGATTGGAAAAAAACAAAAGTAGATTTACACAACCGTCCTACTATTTTCATCATTCATAAAATGTAA